From the genome of Candidatus Aegiribacteria sp., one region includes:
- the buk gene encoding butyrate kinase, translating into MADEGRLILAINPGGTSTKVGLFRETELLFEKSIRHMPEELAEFDTTFDQQDFRRSIVLKALIEAGYNLEDLDAVVGRGGAFKPLESGTYEVNETLVEDIRDGSTLQADHPSNLGALLASSIANTAGIKPFIVDPVCVDEMIDEARLSGLPALERTSLSHALNIRMVAYKTAAKLGRELSELNLVVLHLGSGISVTALRKGRMIDTSQANDGGPFSPQRVGSLPTTGLVKLCLSGDYTWKDMKEMLLKRGGLIAYTGTDHVGEARKRANEGDKDCDLALRAMAYQITKEAGAMAAALAGKVDAVVITGGIANNSWMTDTLGHNLEYLGEIIIFPGEEELEALMRGVLRVLDSVEDVKEYR; encoded by the coding sequence ATGGCTGATGAAGGAAGGCTGATACTTGCCATAAATCCGGGGGGCACATCCACAAAGGTCGGACTGTTCAGGGAAACAGAGCTTCTATTCGAGAAAAGTATAAGACATATGCCGGAAGAACTGGCGGAGTTCGATACAACATTCGACCAGCAGGATTTCCGCAGAAGTATAGTTCTTAAGGCTTTAATCGAGGCGGGGTACAATCTGGAGGATCTCGATGCTGTTGTTGGCCGCGGTGGCGCGTTCAAGCCACTTGAAAGCGGAACCTATGAAGTCAACGAAACTCTTGTTGAAGATATAAGGGATGGCTCAACTCTTCAGGCGGACCATCCTTCCAATCTTGGTGCTCTGCTGGCGAGTTCTATCGCGAATACAGCGGGAATCAAGCCCTTTATCGTTGATCCCGTCTGTGTCGATGAAATGATAGACGAGGCCAGACTGTCCGGTCTTCCCGCACTTGAAAGGACAAGCCTGAGCCACGCCCTCAATATTCGGATGGTAGCATACAAAACTGCCGCGAAGCTTGGGAGAGAACTAAGCGAACTGAATCTTGTTGTACTTCACCTTGGTAGCGGGATATCAGTAACCGCTTTGAGAAAAGGCAGAATGATAGATACGAGCCAGGCCAACGATGGAGGCCCCTTCAGTCCCCAGAGGGTCGGGTCACTACCTACAACCGGGCTTGTAAAGCTCTGTCTATCGGGAGATTACACCTGGAAGGACATGAAAGAAATGCTGCTGAAACGCGGCGGACTCATAGCGTATACAGGTACAGATCATGTAGGTGAAGCCAGAAAGCGGGCGAATGAGGGAGATAAGGACTGCGACCTGGCATTGCGGGCGATGGCATATCAGATAACAAAGGAAGCCGGAGCTATGGCTGCGGCGCTTGCAGGAAAAGTTGACGCGGTCGTTATTACAGGAGGCATAGCTAACAACAGTTGGATGACAGATACGCTTGGACATAACCTTGAGTACCTCGGAGAAATCATTATCTTTCCGGGGGAAGAGGAACTTGAAGCACTGATGAGAGGTGTCCTCAGGGTTCTCGATTCCGTTGAAGATGTAAAAGAGTACAGATAA